The following are from one region of the Cytobacillus firmus genome:
- the narH gene encoding nitrate reductase subunit beta, translating to MKIKAQFGMVMNLDKCIGCHTCSVTCKNTWTNRPGAEYQWWNNVETKPGIGYPKEWENQELRKGGWALKNGKLELKAGGRVNKLLNIFYNPDLADIDDYYEPWTYDYENLIQSPEKKHQPVARPKSQLTGEYMDIQWGPNWEDDLAGVHVTGKKDPNMAGLDDQIKFEFEQAFMMYLPRICEHCMNPSCVSSCPSGAMYKREEDGIVLVDQEACRSWRFCMTGCPYKKVYFNWKTHKAEKCTFCYPRIEAGLPTVCSETCVGRLRYIGIVLYDADKVKEVASVPNDKDLYEAQLDMFLDPHDPEVIKEAKKEGIPDDWIEAAQRSPVYKMAVEQRIALPLHPEYRTLPMVWYVPPLSPFVNAFGGQIDDLDPNIIFPTINQFRIPIEYLANLFTAGDTEVIKSVLKKLVAMRTYMRQVNLGKEPDTSVLQAAGMTEEIVRDMYELSAIAKYSDRYVIPASHKERTGDMHNMQGNVGFEDLSTDCNSCSVGSERDPLYYYGEEYWSDLDESKPSGL from the coding sequence TTGAAGATTAAAGCGCAGTTCGGAATGGTCATGAATCTTGATAAATGCATCGGCTGCCATACCTGCAGTGTCACCTGTAAAAACACCTGGACGAACCGTCCGGGTGCTGAATACCAATGGTGGAACAATGTGGAGACCAAGCCGGGCATCGGCTATCCGAAAGAATGGGAAAACCAGGAGCTGAGAAAAGGCGGCTGGGCGCTGAAAAATGGGAAGCTGGAACTGAAAGCAGGCGGCCGTGTCAATAAACTGCTTAATATCTTTTATAACCCTGACCTTGCCGATATTGATGATTATTATGAGCCCTGGACATATGACTATGAAAATCTGATCCAGAGCCCTGAGAAAAAACACCAGCCGGTAGCAAGGCCAAAATCCCAGCTGACAGGCGAGTATATGGACATCCAATGGGGTCCGAACTGGGAGGATGACCTCGCAGGGGTTCATGTAACCGGAAAGAAGGATCCGAACATGGCCGGGCTGGATGACCAGATTAAATTTGAATTTGAACAGGCATTTATGATGTATCTTCCGCGGATTTGCGAGCACTGCATGAATCCTTCCTGTGTGTCTTCCTGCCCATCAGGAGCCATGTACAAACGGGAGGAAGACGGGATTGTGCTTGTGGACCAGGAAGCATGCCGCAGCTGGCGGTTCTGTATGACGGGATGCCCGTATAAAAAAGTTTATTTTAACTGGAAGACCCATAAAGCTGAAAAATGTACATTCTGCTACCCGAGAATTGAAGCGGGGCTGCCAACTGTATGTTCGGAAACCTGTGTCGGCAGGCTTCGTTATATCGGGATTGTTCTATATGATGCTGATAAAGTGAAGGAAGTGGCATCCGTTCCTAATGACAAAGATTTATACGAAGCCCAGCTGGATATGTTCCTGGATCCACATGATCCGGAAGTGATTAAGGAAGCGAAAAAAGAAGGCATTCCAGATGATTGGATTGAAGCCGCGCAAAGATCGCCGGTTTATAAAATGGCTGTGGAACAGCGGATCGCTCTTCCTCTTCATCCTGAATATCGCACGCTGCCTATGGTTTGGTATGTTCCGCCGCTTAGCCCATTTGTGAATGCATTCGGAGGGCAAATTGATGATCTGGATCCAAATATCATTTTCCCAACGATTAATCAGTTCAGAATCCCAATCGAGTATTTAGCTAATTTGTTCACAGCGGGTGATACAGAAGTGATTAAATCTGTGCTTAAAAAGCTTGTTGCAATGCGGACCTATATGCGTCAGGTTAATCTGGGAAAAGAACCGGACACAAGCGTACTGCAGGCGGCAGGAATGACCGAAGAGATTGTTCGTGATATGTATGAGCTTTCAGCCATTGCCAAGTATTCCGACCGATATGTGATCCCTGCTTCCCATAAAGAAAGAACCGGTGATATGCATAATATGCAAGGAAATGTCGGCTTTGAAGACTTGTCCACAGACTGTAATTCATGCAGTGTCGGTTCCGAAAGAGATCCGCTTTACTATTATGGCGAAGAATATTGGAGTGATTTGGATGAATCAAAGCCAAGCGGTCTATAA
- the narJ gene encoding nitrate reductase molybdenum cofactor assembly chaperone, translating to MNQSQAVYNLASVLLQYPSSEWKDYLPDLHSEADLLDDKQIAGSLKKFLDYLDRTAYEDLCQNYVLTFDFNERSTLYLTYSVFKDNRERGPALVKLRQEFKEAGAELESDELPDYLPLILEFAAITEPEKSAKLLKLHFRSIERLSLELEALNSPYHFLLAACVDCIKKLRISNTIGSSDERRII from the coding sequence ATGAATCAAAGCCAAGCGGTCTATAATTTAGCATCTGTCCTGCTTCAGTACCCATCCAGTGAATGGAAAGACTATTTGCCTGACCTGCATAGTGAAGCGGACTTACTGGATGATAAGCAAATAGCCGGCAGCCTGAAGAAATTTTTGGACTATCTGGACAGAACTGCATATGAGGATCTTTGCCAAAATTATGTGCTGACCTTTGATTTTAATGAACGCAGCACCTTGTACCTGACTTATTCCGTCTTTAAAGATAATCGGGAGAGAGGTCCGGCGCTGGTTAAATTGAGGCAGGAATTCAAGGAAGCGGGGGCAGAGCTTGAGAGTGATGAGCTTCCGGACTATCTGCCGCTTATTTTGGAATTTGCGGCTATAACGGAGCCTGAGAAATCAGCTAAGCTTTTGAAGCTGCACTTCCGGTCAATTGAGCGCCTCTCTTTGGAACTTGAAGCCCTGAACAGTCCTTATCACTTCCTGCTGGCGGCATGTGTCGACTGCATCAAAAAGCTTCGCATATCTAATACAATTGGCAGCTCGGATGAAAGGAGAATCATATGA
- the narI gene encoding respiratory nitrate reductase subunit gamma — MSSLDLFLWVIFPYICLTIFVLGHIYRYNTDQFGWSAKSSEFLEKKKLKWGSLLFHWGIVFVFFGHVAGVLIPKVFYDTVGVTEHMYHFGAVWFGGAAGVICVIGGALLFTRRASVKRIKVNSQFKDWLSLVMLGIVVIVGFTNTVGYTASGGDFDYRVTIGPWFRGLLTFNPDPAYMIGAPIGFQAHILLAFVLFAIWPFTRLVHVWSLPLAYLKRRYLVYRKMSPAKNQNVTKR; from the coding sequence ATGAGCAGTCTTGATCTGTTTTTATGGGTAATTTTTCCTTATATTTGTCTGACGATATTCGTACTCGGGCATATTTACCGTTACAATACCGACCAGTTTGGCTGGTCGGCTAAATCAAGTGAATTCCTGGAAAAGAAAAAGCTGAAATGGGGCAGCCTTCTGTTCCATTGGGGCATTGTCTTCGTGTTCTTCGGCCATGTAGCAGGCGTATTGATACCTAAAGTATTCTACGATACTGTGGGGGTTACGGAGCATATGTATCATTTTGGCGCCGTCTGGTTTGGCGGAGCGGCAGGAGTCATTTGCGTAATCGGCGGTGCATTGCTATTTACAAGACGTGCATCCGTAAAACGGATTAAAGTGAACAGCCAATTCAAAGACTGGCTATCACTCGTCATGCTTGGCATTGTGGTCATTGTCGGTTTTACCAACACAGTCGGATACACGGCATCCGGAGGGGACTTCGATTACAGAGTGACCATTGGGCCTTGGTTTAGAGGGCTTTTAACCTTTAACCCGGATCCCGCCTATATGATTGGAGCGCCGATTGGCTTCCAGGCACATATATTGCTGGCATTTGTCCTATTTGCCATCTGGCCCTTTACGAGGCTGGTTCATGTGTGGAGCCTGCCTTTGGCTTATCTGAAAAGGAGATACCTTGTTTACCGGAAAATGTCGCCTGCAAAAAATCAGAATGTAACGAAACGATAA
- a CDS encoding hemerythrin domain-containing protein, translating into MAGPALKNHYSHQTIHDGYYTEGRDLTEVLVKLSREGREKECGIAAEALVEHWETRTIAHADSEEEGFYQEVMKDKPDLKEEVIKLIRDHDLLRMLVSDLKERIPRDGVTEEVIDRFKTILLLVDIHNHAEERVLFGRNNKGHLQELRESDEGTASGL; encoded by the coding sequence TTGGCTGGCCCAGCGTTAAAAAACCATTATTCACACCAAACCATTCATGATGGATATTATACGGAAGGCCGTGATCTCACAGAAGTGCTCGTTAAACTGTCTCGTGAAGGCAGAGAGAAGGAGTGCGGGATTGCTGCCGAGGCTCTGGTGGAGCATTGGGAGACCAGAACTATTGCCCATGCGGATTCCGAAGAGGAAGGGTTTTATCAGGAGGTTATGAAGGATAAACCGGACCTTAAGGAGGAAGTCATTAAGCTGATCAGAGATCATGATCTCTTAAGAATGCTTGTTTCTGATCTGAAGGAAAGAATTCCGCGCGATGGAGTAACAGAAGAAGTGATTGACCGCTTTAAAACCATTCTTCTGCTGGTGGATATCCACAATCATGCAGAAGAGAGAGTGTTATTCGGAAGGAACAATAAAGGCCATTTGCAAGAGCTGCGTGAAAGCGATGAAGGAACTGCTTCTGGCCTATAA
- a CDS encoding nitrate/nitrite transporter produces MQKGSFQLVLQTGSLVVGFMVWVILSSLMPYIQSDIALKPGEVALVTAIPVILGSLLRVPIGYWTNRYGARPIFTISFIVLILPVFVISSAGTMMTLILGGLLLGIGGAVFSVGVTSLPKYYPKERHGFVNGIYGAGNIGTAVTAFLAPVLANSFGWRITVQLFIILLALIAVLNFLLGDRKEKKAQVSLGVQIKSVYRNPKLWLLSLFYFITFGSFVAFTIYLPNFLVNHFGLDKVDAGLRTAGFIAIATFLRPVGGWLGDKFNSFIILMLVFSGLTFGGFLLSFTPSLPIYTVGCLGVAMCAGIGNGTIFKLVPMYFSKQAGIVNGIVAAMGGLGGFFPPIILTILFDWTGHYAIGFMALSEFALASLILVVWLYYQDKLSLSKQVLESTESGMMITDLKGIIKKVNPAFTKVTGYTPEEAVGKTPAILQSGKHTKEFYKQMWEEIETKGYWQGEIWNKKKNGELFLEWLTISTIKNDAEEPKLHVAMFSEISRK; encoded by the coding sequence ATGCAAAAAGGAAGCTTTCAATTAGTTCTGCAGACAGGAAGTCTGGTTGTAGGCTTCATGGTGTGGGTCATTCTTTCCTCCCTGATGCCTTATATCCAGTCCGATATCGCCCTCAAGCCGGGAGAAGTGGCGTTAGTCACGGCTATCCCGGTCATATTGGGGTCATTATTAAGAGTCCCAATTGGATACTGGACCAACCGGTACGGTGCAAGGCCTATTTTTACCATAAGCTTCATTGTCCTGATTCTGCCTGTGTTTGTGATCAGTTCAGCAGGTACGATGATGACCCTCATACTCGGAGGACTTTTACTGGGGATAGGCGGAGCAGTTTTCTCTGTCGGTGTTACCTCCTTGCCGAAATACTATCCAAAAGAACGGCACGGTTTTGTAAATGGCATTTACGGAGCCGGCAACATCGGTACAGCAGTAACCGCTTTTTTAGCGCCGGTACTGGCAAACAGCTTTGGCTGGCGAATTACGGTGCAGCTATTTATCATCCTTTTAGCACTCATTGCGGTATTAAACTTCCTCCTTGGTGACCGTAAGGAAAAGAAGGCCCAGGTGTCTCTCGGAGTGCAGATAAAAAGTGTTTACCGGAACCCTAAATTATGGCTGTTAAGTTTGTTTTACTTCATCACGTTCGGATCCTTCGTAGCCTTTACCATTTATTTGCCCAATTTCCTTGTCAATCACTTTGGACTGGATAAAGTGGATGCAGGACTTCGGACGGCCGGTTTTATTGCCATCGCTACCTTTTTGCGCCCTGTCGGCGGTTGGCTTGGGGATAAATTCAATTCCTTTATCATCTTGATGCTTGTATTCTCAGGGCTGACATTCGGAGGCTTTCTCCTATCCTTCACACCGTCACTTCCGATCTACACAGTTGGATGTCTCGGTGTAGCAATGTGTGCAGGGATCGGAAATGGAACCATATTTAAACTTGTACCTATGTATTTTTCCAAACAAGCCGGGATTGTCAATGGGATAGTCGCTGCTATGGGGGGGCTTGGCGGTTTTTTCCCGCCGATTATTTTAACCATTCTGTTCGATTGGACCGGCCATTATGCCATCGGTTTTATGGCGTTATCCGAATTTGCCCTCGCAAGCTTAATTTTGGTGGTTTGGCTTTACTACCAGGATAAACTCAGCTTATCGAAACAGGTCCTTGAAAGTACAGAGTCCGGCATGATGATTACCGATTTAAAAGGCATTATTAAAAAAGTAAATCCTGCCTTCACAAAGGTTACTGGATATACACCGGAGGAAGCGGTCGGCAAAACACCTGCCATCCTGCAGTCAGGAAAACATACGAAAGAGTTTTATAAGCAGATGTGGGAGGAAATTGAGACGAAAGGATATTGGCAGGGTGAAATCTGGAACAAAAAGAAGAACGGCGAGCTCTTCCTGGAATGGCTAACCATCAGTACCATCAAAAATGATGCAGAAGAACCGAAGCTGCATGTGGCCATGTTCAGTGAAATCTCCAGAAAGTAA
- a CDS encoding DUF3231 family protein: MLNPFEAIKEIIKNFADNEPKPPLHVGEVMDLWTLYTAFHEAHSLYYIAINMTSDTELLHTIRSSIEGSRADTKMIEDFLLKEGVPLPLTNAEKPLSNPDSVPEGVKLTDDEIANLISVKLAASITFCAQAMSKTVRTDVGLMFFTLQVHLMEIASPLKNLMKERGWMRIPPGYMPPGTPERNK; this comes from the coding sequence ATGCTAAACCCTTTCGAGGCCATTAAGGAAATCATTAAGAATTTTGCTGATAACGAACCAAAGCCGCCTCTGCATGTCGGGGAGGTTATGGATTTATGGACGCTGTATACAGCATTCCATGAAGCCCATTCCCTTTACTATATTGCCATAAATATGACCTCAGATACTGAGCTGTTGCATACCATCCGCTCTTCCATTGAAGGCAGCAGGGCAGACACAAAAATGATTGAGGATTTTCTGCTTAAAGAAGGAGTGCCGCTGCCTTTAACTAATGCAGAAAAACCACTTTCCAACCCGGATTCTGTTCCTGAAGGTGTAAAGTTAACCGATGATGAAATAGCTAATTTAATATCTGTAAAACTCGCAGCAAGCATAACCTTTTGCGCACAGGCAATGAGTAAAACAGTCAGAACAGATGTAGGGTTAATGTTCTTTACCTTACAGGTGCACTTAATGGAAATAGCCTCCCCTCTTAAAAATTTAATGAAAGAAAGAGGCTGGATGAGAATCCCGCCAGGCTATATGCCGCCTGGCACTCCTGAAAGAAATAAATAA
- a CDS encoding general stress protein, whose translation MKNRVLKRLSYLYTGESMSLIMFVFISYLVNFTYPDLQLYSLFSFWSSFLLLEFILLQGTIYWFVKWKRLKRENTSVAPVTLVQRLWITKKWNVGMITVIPGAFVADYVIWHPAVPPGFAIAGFIYVFAVLEYINYFHIQLSYDNRSDINSLKQTKRFKQACLSKEFKRLENFDGSKLG comes from the coding sequence TTGAAAAATAGAGTGCTGAAGAGACTTTCCTATCTTTATACCGGAGAATCAATGAGTCTAATCATGTTTGTCTTCATCAGTTACCTGGTGAACTTTACCTATCCGGATCTCCAATTATATTCACTGTTTTCTTTCTGGTCATCATTTCTGCTGCTGGAGTTCATCTTGCTTCAGGGCACCATTTATTGGTTTGTAAAATGGAAACGATTAAAAAGGGAGAATACGTCAGTTGCCCCGGTCACACTTGTACAGCGTTTATGGATTACAAAGAAATGGAATGTTGGCATGATCACAGTGATTCCAGGTGCATTCGTGGCAGACTACGTAATATGGCACCCGGCAGTTCCTCCTGGATTTGCAATTGCCGGCTTTATCTATGTCTTTGCCGTTCTCGAATATATCAACTATTTTCATATTCAGCTATCCTATGACAATCGCTCTGACATTAACAGCCTTAAACAGACAAAACGATTTAAACAGGCTTGCTTGAGCAAAGAATTCAAGAGGCTGGAGAATTTTGATGGGAGTAAATTGGGGTGA
- a CDS encoding GNAT family N-acetyltransferase: protein MEILIEKALMKDAVQLTHVMKSAFDEEARKWLTDDEEYIADFNIQPPGYDSLQMTEYMIQELDYYKVIYKNEIAGGIIVTISGKSYGRIDRIFIRPELQGYGIGSAAMKFIESHYPYVKAWELETSARQINNHHFYEKMGFQLSFKTDEEYCYEKRTGAAKQDIKDSQFEDCDMGNTEFYKVNISESSFSNSSLSKAHFNNCNLSHSKFQNINLQKSLFADLNLSESRFLHVTLSGVQFAETNLRGGKDPISFNGCNLEGSKITNCCMENVEISESSISGMKINGIPVEELLRVYEQNK from the coding sequence ATGGAAATATTGATTGAAAAAGCATTGATGAAAGATGCAGTGCAATTAACACACGTTATGAAATCTGCATTTGATGAGGAAGCTCGAAAATGGCTTACAGATGATGAAGAATATATAGCAGATTTTAATATTCAGCCGCCCGGATACGATTCCCTGCAAATGACGGAATATATGATTCAGGAACTGGATTATTATAAAGTGATTTATAAAAATGAAATAGCAGGCGGGATTATTGTTACGATTTCCGGAAAATCGTATGGACGGATTGATCGGATTTTTATCCGGCCTGAATTACAGGGCTACGGAATTGGTTCCGCTGCCATGAAGTTTATAGAAAGTCATTATCCCTATGTAAAGGCATGGGAACTCGAAACATCGGCCAGACAAATCAATAATCATCACTTCTACGAAAAAATGGGCTTTCAATTATCTTTTAAAACGGATGAAGAGTATTGTTACGAGAAAAGGACCGGAGCTGCTAAACAGGATATTAAGGATTCACAATTTGAGGATTGCGATATGGGAAACACTGAATTTTACAAAGTAAATATATCGGAAAGTTCGTTCAGCAACAGCAGCCTGAGTAAAGCACATTTCAACAATTGTAATTTAAGTCATTCAAAGTTTCAAAATATTAATCTCCAAAAATCACTTTTTGCGGACTTGAATCTATCTGAAAGCAGGTTCTTGCATGTTACCTTAAGCGGAGTGCAATTTGCTGAGACAAATCTTCGAGGTGGAAAGGATCCCATTTCATTTAATGGATGTAACCTGGAAGGGAGTAAAATAACTAACTGCTGTATGGAAAATGTTGAAATTTCCGAAAGCAGCATAAGTGGAATGAAGATCAATGGTATTCCAGTTGAAGAACTTTTGCGTGTTTATGAACAAAATAAATGA
- a CDS encoding aminoglycoside adenylyltransferase domain-containing protein, which translates to MSKPDVMEMVNHLLEEVKVILKDNFKGFYLHGSLAMGGFNPDKSDVDILIVTYHSLSSDIKSKMAKLFLKCSNAPFPIEVSFLNEKDLSNWQHPCPFDFHYSEFWRESFEEEVDPHSVSGFDPDLAAHITIVNHQGICAAGESIKATFPNVPREDYLSSILGDYRDCLVNLKEDPVYSVLNMIRVYWYLKEQVISSKYEAGEWALKSMPDEFIPAIQKIVGIYSSAANDQPDIEFTKLYDLSDYIDGEVRKLLS; encoded by the coding sequence ATGAGTAAACCTGATGTAATGGAAATGGTTAATCATTTATTAGAAGAAGTAAAGGTGATATTAAAAGATAATTTTAAAGGTTTTTATTTGCATGGCTCATTGGCGATGGGCGGATTTAACCCGGATAAAAGTGATGTTGATATTTTAATTGTAACGTATCATTCCTTGTCTTCTGATATTAAAAGTAAGATGGCAAAGTTATTCTTAAAGTGTTCCAATGCACCTTTCCCCATTGAAGTCAGCTTTTTGAATGAAAAAGATCTCAGCAACTGGCAGCATCCATGTCCATTTGATTTTCACTATAGTGAATTTTGGCGGGAGAGTTTTGAAGAAGAAGTGGATCCGCATAGCGTTTCCGGGTTTGATCCTGATTTGGCTGCTCATATTACGATCGTTAATCATCAAGGTATCTGTGCTGCAGGAGAATCCATAAAAGCAACCTTTCCTAATGTGCCGAGAGAGGACTACCTGTCTTCCATCCTGGGGGATTACCGTGATTGCCTTGTAAATCTAAAAGAAGATCCTGTTTATAGTGTCTTAAATATGATTCGGGTATATTGGTATCTCAAGGAACAAGTTATATCATCCAAGTATGAAGCGGGGGAGTGGGCACTGAAGTCAATGCCGGATGAGTTTATACCTGCTATTCAAAAGATAGTGGGAATATATAGTTCAGCTGCAAATGATCAACCTGACATAGAATTTACAAAGCTTTATGATTTGAGTGATTATATTGATGGTGAAGTCCGGAAACTGTTGAGCTAG
- a CDS encoding lipid II flippase Amj family protein: MDLITGKILFTSLFIILIHSIETLAYAVRLSGARVKLIASGLSLFSTIVIVSRMANMGQQPLLGSIIDTAPEQNFLSFVENQFRVLIGASTIGTIIGILLLPTFIAIFSRAIIRLADAGGSVPSLLKVGFSWKSAKTVISHFKFPRISYLNGLKLSEIPKRLFLFNMFVTAIYTIGVLSALYASLLTHDSSRTAIMASGLINGVATILLSIFVDPKISVMSDNVVHGKAKYTSLKGISIMMVTSRLIGTVLAQIMFIPGAYYIAWASKFFV; encoded by the coding sequence TTGGATCTGATTACTGGGAAAATCCTGTTTACTTCCTTATTCATCATTCTTATACATAGTATTGAAACACTGGCCTATGCTGTCCGATTATCGGGTGCCAGGGTCAAGCTGATCGCATCAGGGCTTTCTTTGTTCAGTACCATTGTCATTGTTTCACGAATGGCGAACATGGGTCAGCAGCCGTTGCTTGGGAGTATTATTGATACTGCTCCAGAACAAAACTTTCTCAGTTTTGTTGAAAATCAATTCAGGGTGTTAATTGGGGCTTCCACAATAGGGACCATCATTGGAATTCTGCTGCTGCCGACATTTATAGCGATTTTCTCAAGAGCCATTATCCGTCTTGCCGATGCAGGAGGATCAGTGCCTTCGCTGCTAAAAGTCGGTTTTAGCTGGAAATCGGCAAAGACAGTAATCAGCCATTTTAAGTTTCCGAGAATTTCTTATTTAAATGGACTTAAACTCAGTGAAATACCAAAACGGCTATTTCTATTCAATATGTTTGTAACCGCTATCTATACAATTGGAGTGCTGTCAGCTCTATATGCTTCGCTGCTTACTCATGATAGCTCAAGAACAGCAATTATGGCATCTGGTCTCATAAACGGTGTAGCAACAATCCTGCTATCGATTTTTGTAGACCCGAAAATTTCTGTCATGTCAGATAATGTAGTACACGGAAAAGCCAAGTATACGAGTTTAAAAGGAATCTCCATTATGATGGTTACCTCCAGATTGATCGGCACCGTCCTTGCTCAGATCATGTTTATACCCGGGGCCTATTATATTGCCTGGGCTTCAAAGTTTTTTGTATAG
- a CDS encoding DedA family protein, translated as MSEIVISLIEFLKQFSYFGILLALCFEFVPAEVVLPLAGFWVFEGDFNYYLVVLAGTVGGTIGPLTLYALGRYGGRPMVLKYGKYFLVSQKQIDASDKFFEKYGSGVAFFARFMPVVRTAISIPCGMAKMNVWKFSIYTFLAMLPITAFYVYLGYKLGPHYKEAEEIFNSYALPLVLIILAGLIIFFTYKFISKRKSESI; from the coding sequence ATGTCAGAAATTGTTATCAGCTTAATTGAATTTTTAAAACAGTTCTCTTACTTTGGAATATTGCTTGCCCTATGTTTTGAATTTGTACCGGCAGAAGTGGTTCTTCCATTGGCCGGCTTTTGGGTTTTCGAGGGTGACTTTAATTATTATCTGGTTGTATTAGCAGGCACTGTGGGAGGAACGATCGGACCGCTGACATTATATGCGCTGGGCCGATATGGCGGCCGTCCCATGGTTTTAAAATACGGAAAATACTTCTTAGTTTCACAAAAACAGATTGATGCGTCGGACAAGTTCTTTGAAAAGTACGGTTCAGGTGTCGCTTTCTTTGCCCGCTTTATGCCGGTTGTCCGTACAGCGATCTCGATTCCGTGCGGAATGGCCAAGATGAATGTGTGGAAGTTTTCGATTTATACATTCCTGGCAATGCTTCCGATTACCGCATTCTATGTTTATCTGGGGTATAAACTTGGTCCCCATTATAAAGAAGCAGAGGAAATCTTCAATAGCTATGCTCTTCCTCTAGTCCTGATAATCCTTGCGGGGCTCATAATTTTCTTTACTTACAAATTCATCAGCAAGCGCAAGAGCGAAAGTATCTAA
- a CDS encoding hemolysin family protein — MTTINLLLIALLIALTAFFVATEFAIVKVRVSRIDQLIAEGNKRAMAAKRVVSHLDEYLSACQLGITITALGLGWLGEPTVEKLLHPLFERFEIAESLTHILSFGIAFALVTFLHVVVGELAPKTVAIQKAEAVTMAFAAPIIWFYRVMFPFIWFLNGSARVLVGLFGLKPASEHEMAHSEEELRILLSESYKSGEINKNELKYVNNIFEFDERIAKEIMVPRTEMITIASDHTLAEIMETIQTENYTRYPVEDGDKDNIRGFINVKEFLTASLTDKITPENLDLDSFVNPVIHVIESIPIHDLLVKMQKERIHIAILMDEYGGTSGLVTVEDILEEIVGEIRDEFDEDEVPEIRKLNDDHYILDSKLLIEDVNNLLGTDFDHEDVDTIGGWFLTQHMEAEIGTEIDADGFTFKVHEKDGHQLHYLEVFKSKPQLA; from the coding sequence TTGACAACCATAAATTTATTACTGATTGCATTATTAATAGCATTAACCGCATTCTTTGTAGCAACTGAGTTTGCGATTGTAAAGGTCCGTGTATCCCGAATTGATCAGCTGATTGCTGAAGGGAATAAAAGGGCTATGGCGGCAAAGAGAGTCGTTTCGCATCTGGATGAGTATCTATCGGCCTGTCAATTGGGGATTACCATCACCGCATTAGGTCTCGGGTGGCTTGGTGAACCTACGGTTGAAAAGTTATTGCATCCGTTATTTGAAAGGTTTGAAATAGCAGAGTCCCTTACCCATATTTTATCTTTTGGTATTGCCTTTGCTTTAGTCACCTTCCTGCATGTCGTTGTAGGAGAGCTTGCACCAAAAACAGTTGCCATTCAAAAAGCGGAAGCAGTTACGATGGCATTCGCAGCGCCGATAATCTGGTTCTATCGAGTGATGTTTCCCTTCATTTGGTTCTTAAATGGATCAGCACGTGTACTCGTTGGCCTATTTGGTTTAAAGCCTGCTTCTGAGCATGAAATGGCCCATTCTGAAGAAGAACTTCGCATCCTTTTATCAGAGAGTTATAAAAGCGGTGAAATCAATAAAAATGAACTGAAGTATGTGAACAATATCTTTGAATTTGATGAAAGAATTGCTAAAGAAATCATGGTTCCGCGTACGGAGATGATTACAATTGCTTCGGATCATACACTGGCAGAAATCATGGAAACCATCCAAACAGAAAATTACACCCGATACCCTGTTGAAGATGGAGATAAAGACAATATCCGCGGGTTTATTAATGTAAAAGAATTTCTGACAGCCAGTCTTACAGACAAGATTACACCGGAGAACCTTGATTTAGACTCCTTTGTTAATCCGGTCATCCATGTCATTGAAAGCATTCCCATTCATGACCTGCTTGTCAAAATGCAGAAAGAACGAATCCATATTGCCATTTTAATGGATGAATATGGCGGAACTTCCGGTTTGGTGACGGTTGAAGACATTCTTGAAGAAATAGTCGGCGAGATCCGTGATGAATTTGATGAGGATGAAGTTCCTGAAATACGAAAGCTGAACGATGATCATTATATCCTGGATTCCAAGCTTCTTATAGAAGATGTCAATAATCTGCTTGGCACAGATTTTGATCATGAAGACGTGGATACCATTGGCGGCTGGTTCCTTACACAGCATATGGAAGCAGAGATAGGAACAGAGATTGATGCGGATGGATTTACATTTAAAGTCCACGAAAAAGATGGTCACCAGCTTCATTATCTGGAGGTTTTCAAAAGCAAGCCCCAGTTAGCCTAA